One Luteibacter aegosomaticola genomic window carries:
- a CDS encoding EamA family transporter, giving the protein MESQKAPWLPALAVLGSVTSLCIGTSFAKKLFPLVGAEGTSALRVGFSAIVLLLFWRPWRWPLSRRDAGFVIRYGLTLGVMNLLFYMALRTIPFGLAVAIEFSGPLAVAMLSSRRPVDFLWLASAMVGLAMLLPLGQQSTLDPTGVMFALGAAVCWALYILFGKQAGHLHAGHSVSLGLVAASLVVVPFGIAHAGAQLLNPMILAAGVGIAIVSSAIPMSLEMMALKRLPSQTFGIMVSLEPAVASFLAMLLLGEHLTSHQWLAIGFIVLASIGSTMTARRARPESAELAG; this is encoded by the coding sequence ATGGAATCCCAGAAAGCCCCCTGGCTACCCGCGCTTGCCGTGCTCGGGTCGGTCACCTCGTTGTGCATCGGCACCTCATTCGCCAAGAAGCTCTTCCCCCTGGTGGGGGCTGAGGGCACGTCGGCCCTGCGCGTCGGCTTTTCGGCGATCGTGCTGTTGCTGTTCTGGCGGCCGTGGCGCTGGCCGCTTAGCCGGCGCGATGCCGGGTTCGTCATCCGCTACGGGCTCACCCTGGGCGTGATGAACCTGCTGTTCTACATGGCCTTGCGCACCATCCCGTTCGGCCTGGCCGTGGCCATCGAATTCAGTGGGCCGCTGGCGGTGGCCATGCTTTCTTCGCGCCGCCCCGTGGATTTCCTCTGGCTCGCCAGCGCCATGGTCGGCCTTGCGATGCTGCTGCCGCTGGGCCAGCAATCCACGCTGGACCCAACGGGTGTCATGTTCGCGCTGGGTGCCGCGGTCTGCTGGGCGTTGTACATCCTGTTCGGCAAACAGGCGGGCCACCTGCACGCCGGGCACTCGGTCTCCCTTGGCCTCGTCGCCGCCAGCCTGGTGGTGGTGCCATTCGGTATCGCGCATGCCGGAGCCCAGCTGCTCAACCCGATGATCCTGGCGGCGGGCGTGGGCATCGCGATCGTATCGAGCGCTATCCCGATGTCCCTGGAAATGATGGCGCTCAAGCGGCTGCCCAGCCAGACCTTCGGGATCATGGTGAGTCTCGAGCCGGCGGTCGCGTCGTTCCTGGCCATGCTGTTGCTTGGCGAGCACCTCACCAGCCACCAGTGGCTCGCGATCGGTTTCATCGTGTTGGCATCGATCGGCAGCACGATGACGGCAAGACGCGCACGGCCCGAGTCGGCCGAGCTCGCAGGCTAG
- a CDS encoding aldo/keto reductase family oxidoreductase: MTDISKSGSWTLGDRKVHRIGYGAMQLAGPGVFGPPKDHATALAVLREAIDSGVNHIDTSDFYGPHVTNKLIREALSPYPDDLTIVTKVGATRGDDASWNPAQKPAELKAAVHDNLRNLGVDVIDVVNMRLMGDIHAPKEGSIEEQFTALAELQQQGLIRHLGLSNATLAQVKEAQRIAPVVCVQNQYNLVQRADDGLVDALNEMGIAYVPFFPLGGFSPLQSDKLAAVAKHLDETPMQVALAWLLHRSPNILLIPGTSSLTHLRQNLDAANLVLPHEVLEDLEAIGKTTA; this comes from the coding sequence ATCGGTTACGGCGCCATGCAGCTGGCTGGCCCGGGCGTGTTTGGCCCGCCGAAGGATCACGCCACCGCGCTTGCCGTGCTCCGCGAGGCGATCGACTCGGGCGTGAACCACATCGACACCAGCGACTTCTACGGCCCGCACGTCACCAACAAGCTGATTCGCGAGGCGCTGAGCCCGTACCCGGATGACCTGACCATCGTGACCAAGGTTGGGGCCACCCGTGGTGACGATGCCTCGTGGAACCCGGCGCAGAAGCCGGCCGAGCTGAAGGCCGCCGTGCACGACAACCTGCGCAACCTGGGTGTGGACGTGATCGACGTGGTGAATATGCGTCTCATGGGCGATATCCATGCGCCGAAGGAAGGCTCGATCGAGGAGCAGTTCACCGCGCTGGCCGAGCTGCAGCAGCAGGGCCTCATCCGCCATCTTGGCCTGAGCAACGCCACGCTGGCCCAGGTGAAGGAAGCGCAGCGCATTGCGCCGGTGGTGTGCGTGCAGAACCAGTACAACCTGGTGCAGCGCGCCGATGACGGCCTGGTGGATGCGCTGAACGAGATGGGCATCGCTTACGTGCCGTTCTTCCCGCTGGGCGGTTTCAGCCCGCTGCAATCCGACAAGCTCGCGGCCGTGGCGAAGCATCTTGACGAGACGCCGATGCAGGTGGCGCTGGCCTGGCTGCTGCACCGCTCACCGAACATCCTGCTGATCCCAGGCACCTCCTCGCTCACCCACCTGCGCCAGAACCTCGACGCCGCGAACCTCGTCCTGCCGCACGAAGTGCTCGAAGACCTCGAAGCCATCGGCAAGACCACCGCCTGA